TGGGCCGCGTCATCGAGCTTCTCACGGGCGACGATTACGAAGTCTATATCGACAAGAACATCCTCAAGCCGCTCAAAATGCACGAGAGCTACTTCGACGCGACCCCCTACCACCTGCTGAAGAACCGGGCTCAGAGCTATTCTCGGGAGGCCGGCGCATTGACGGCGGCCCCGTTCGACGTCGATACGGGCATCACGGTTTCCAACGGCGGGCTGAACGCCCCGATCATTGATTTCGCCGAGTACCTGAATTTCCTGATGGGCGATCCGAAGAAACAGGCCGTCTACGACGGAATCCTGAAGCGTTCCTCCCTCGAGGAGATGTTCAGGCCCGTACTCAAAATCGAGCCCGACTCACCGCCCGCACCGGGCCAAGAGCCGTCCGAGGCATCGCAAGGGCTGATCTTCTTCCTGGAAAAGCACTTCGGGACGATCTACGTGGCCCATAGCGGTCACCAGAACGCGTTCGTCAGCCACTTCTACCTGCAGCCGGAAGCCCGGACCGCCTATGTGGCCGCCTACAATACCTACGCGAGCCCGAAAGAGGGAACGCCGCCCGAAGCCGCGTTCGGCACGGACCGGCTGGACGGCGAGATCAGGGATTATTTGTTCAAGAACGTATTCCCACAGCTGAGTCGGCCGGCTAAATAGAAAAGCCACGGCCCTCGCGGCTCCGAGACTTCTTCAGCCAGCGCTGGTTGAGGCCGGAAGCGGGGCCTTCGCCTCCGCCTCCGGACGGTCAAGGTCGAGCGCGGCGATACTAGGGAAGCAGGCCGGCTTGATTCAACAGCCACAGAGTGAGCCAGACGATGAAAGGCCCCAAGGAAACGGCGATCAGACGGATGCCGAGCGGGCGATTCGTTTTCAAGCGAACAAGCCCAAACACGAAAAGAACGAGACCGAGGATGCCCAGAAGCCAGAACGTCCAATAGGTGGAAGTGGACCAGGGCAGGAAATAACTGATCAGGATGGAACCAAGCAAGAGCCAAACTGCGTCCCGGGCAGTCCCCTCCTGTCTCATGCGCCCTCCTTCCGGTGCAGGTCTACCGCTTTTGTGTAGACGGGCCCCTTGGCATCTTCCGCACCGAAAGTCGTTGCCTCGACTTTGACGTTGGCTGCGAAATGGAACTCGGACTTGCCCATGACCGTCGACTCGTAGAGCAGCGCATCGGCCGTGTCCACGAGGAAGGCTTTGAGCTTGTTCATGGGGTTGGCCTTGATCTCTTTTTTAAGGCTCTCGATGTCCTTCGCGCTCGAGCTGACCGCGACCTGGAAATTCGCGCCCTTTTTGACGAGCACATCACCGAAATCGTCGGCTGCGGTGACGCCCTCGGGAGCCTGCATGATGACCGGGAAAGACGCGGACGCTTTCGAGAGGTCGAGGGAAACGAGCTTCGGGCCCGCTTGCGGCCCGGCCGCGGCCGTCATCAGAACAGCCGCCCCGATGAGGAAACCGATCGCGACCAACGATTTTTTCATGAGACCCTCCTTCGGGCTTCGTTCAGACCACCTTTCGGATTGAGCCTTCGGCCCATATCCTAATCGGCTCTTTAGATGATTTCCCAAGGCAGCGCGTGGGGGAATCTTAACATCGTCGGGGCCAGCCGTCAAAGACGAAAGGAAACCAATCCCGAGATTTGAAAAGAGACGGTCCTGCACTATAATGCAGGAAAAGGAGGGCTCCATGTCCCATCGCTTGCCGCGGCTTAGCTGGCTCTTGGCCGGAATGCTCCTGACCTTGTTCTCGACGGCGGCCGACTGCCCGCCAGGAAACGTCATCACCAAAATGACTTCCTCGATGCAGGCGTTCAAAGACGCCCTGCCCCTGGATTATGCCTCGCTGAAAACGGGCGGCGCCCAGCTCTCTAAGAACGGAAAAGAGCTGCATGTCTGCCTGGCCAACGAGGTCTTCCCGATCGCGGCCATGGCCAACAGCTTCGTGCTGCCGCTGACCCAAAAAGGGCAGTTCATCCTGCAGCTCAATTTTTCGAACGGCGCCGACGCCGTCAAGCCCGGGCCATACAATCCCGACGCCGGTTACGGCAAGCCGTTCTGGGTCAGCGCCGAGGTGAAAGTCATGGTCGGCACGAAAGGCACCATCGCCATGCTGGGAGCGCGAACGGGGACGGCGGAAATCATCAAGATGAGCGAAACCATGGTTTGCGGCCGGTTCCACTTGCAAGCCAAGGCGGGAGAGATCGTGAACTCAGAGGTCGCCGGCGAGTTCAACGTCAAGCTGGAAAAAGCCCGCTATTAATCCCGACGTCCGGCCTTCGGTTTAGCCCATATTTTTTTTCAACCCCAAAAGGGGCGATAATCGCGGCAGGAGGAAGAAAAATGAAAGTCGGCAACCTCAATGATCCGGGTGACCTTGTCCAGTTGAAGCGGCTTTGCGGAGATTATGGCTTAAGCCGTACGGCGGCAACCGCGAATCCGCTGAACACCAGCCCGGGCGAGTGCGAATCGGAGGCGTGCTCGGCCGCCTGCATCGCTATTTGCGCGGCGTGCGCTATTTCCGTGTGAAGGATCCTTCTTCTTGTATTATTACGCGTTGACAGGTTGATTGATTCGCGAATAATATTGGAAGAGACAGGGAAAGCATCCATCCATTTTGAGCCCAGACTCGCCAATCGGTTGACCTGAGATTGTTCTTTAGCCTCGCAAGGGGCCAGGCTCGCGTGAGGAGGAATCAAAATGAAAGTCGGCGATCCGAATGAGGCGGGGGATCTTGTCCAACTGAAGCGGCTGTGCGGCGATTATGGCTTGGACCGTGCGACGGCGGCCACGAGCCGGCGGACCGCAAGCGTGGAAGAATGCGGCCCGGGGAAGTGCGAATCGGAGTGCGCCTTCGTTTGCTTGTCTTGCTATATCAAGCCATAACCGACGGAAACAGAAAGACCTCATCCCTTTCCCGCCCGGGCCCCCGAATGGGCCGGCCGGGAAATGGATCAGTCCCGAGAGGGGCCATGATCGCAGAAGGAGGAATTAAAATGAAAGTCGGCGATCCCAATGATCCGGGTGACCTGGCCGGGTTGAAGCGGCTGTGCGGAGATTATGGCTTGAGCCGGACGGCGGCGACCACGAGTCCGCGGAACACAAACGCGCGCGATTGCGGGTCCGACGTGCTGACTTGCCCGATTTCCTGCGAAAGCTGCATCAAATGCGTGGATGATTGCACCATCAAACAATAAGCCCGACTAGAAAGAAGGGACGCTTCCGTATCATGGGTGCCCGCAGGCGCATCAAACAAGGACCGATCATCGATATCGAGTCCGGAAAGATCTTGGGACTTTGAATACCGCCCCAGACGAGATTCTGGTTGTATCCCCCGACTGGGAGCTTAAACGGAACGGGACGCGCGCCGTTCTGCTGAATCGGGACCCCAAAACCCTCAGCTATATCATTCTCAATCCATTCCAGACGTTGACGGCCTCCCTCTTCAACGGCGACCGATCCGTGTCCGACGTAGCCGGCGTCCTCATATTCCTCCTGGACCTCTCCCGGCCCGAGGCCGAGGCTCTCGTTCAAGACACGGTGGCTTGGACGAATCGCGACAAAACGCTGCGTCTGCTGCCGCGACGGGAGGCGGGCGATCGCCCGATTCCGGCCTACTCGCCCCAGGAGTTTCTCGGCCGCCCCACGCCGCTTGAGCATCCCAATCGTTTGGAAGTCCCTCTCACGCTCAACATCACTTTGACCCACCGCTGCCAAACGCAAT
This is a stretch of genomic DNA from Candidatus Aminicenantes bacterium. It encodes these proteins:
- a CDS encoding serine hydrolase yields the protein MSNTSPSCGRSTTRSATCPRSQHLLTHSAGFRGATWPWKDKAWQPHEPTRWEQLAAMFPYTGIEFKPGSQWSYSNPGIIFLGRVIELLTGDDYEVYIDKNILKPLKMHESYFDATPYHLLKNRAQSYSREAGALTAAPFDVDTGITVSNGGLNAPIIDFAEYLNFLMGDPKKQAVYDGILKRSSLEEMFRPVLKIEPDSPPAPGQEPSEASQGLIFFLEKHFGTIYVAHSGHQNAFVSHFYLQPEARTAYVAAYNTYASPKEGTPPEAAFGTDRLDGEIRDYLFKNVFPQLSRPAK